A genomic stretch from Candidatus Nitrotoga arctica includes:
- a CDS encoding helix-turn-helix transcriptional regulator, giving the protein MISLSLNRGGQVTCTPQSTVGKSEIATLLKSEAAKLDRQLNMSKVLANALSMPDISKVMTNALDKLDISKVAANALDKLDMSKVAANALDKMSMSKAAANALDKLNTPKVKVDASDRRRIASLIASPHAKSPHANEKAGPTVSASSDDVACEISGPDCAPEAASSDDDDGDGDGDPDSDRRKKTRQPNSPPVPNSALIQRKTSQRILRMSKLTCDIGLSRSTIYKLMSEGSFPASIPIGTRAVGWLESDIDVWLDSRINSSKA; this is encoded by the coding sequence ATGATTAGCCTTTCATTAAACCGTGGCGGGCAAGTGACATGCACGCCGCAAAGTACAGTAGGTAAATCCGAAATCGCAACTTTACTGAAAAGTGAAGCTGCCAAATTAGATCGGCAGCTGAATATGTCGAAAGTTCTGGCTAATGCACTCAGCATGCCGGATATATCAAAAGTTATGACTAATGCATTAGACAAATTGGATATTTCGAAAGTCGCGGCTAACGCACTCGACAAGCTAGATATGTCGAAAGTGGCCGCTAATGCACTCGACAAAATGAGTATGTCGAAAGCTGCGGCTAATGCACTGGACAAGCTTAATACGCCGAAAGTCAAGGTTGATGCATCTGACAGGCGCAGAATAGCAAGTCTTATAGCCTCTCCTCATGCTAAAAGCCCTCATGCCAATGAGAAAGCAGGTCCTACTGTATCGGCGTCATCCGATGATGTTGCCTGTGAAATATCAGGCCCAGATTGTGCGCCAGAGGCAGCAAGCAGCGATGATGACGATGGGGACGGCGATGGCGACCCCGACAGTGACAGGCGAAAGAAAACTCGCCAACCTAACTCACCTCCAGTTCCAAACTCTGCTTTAATTCAACGCAAGACTTCCCAGCGCATTCTCCGTATGTCAAAGCTTACATGCGACATAGGATTATCCCGGAGCACAATCTACAAATTAATGAGTGAGGGTTCATTTCCAGCATCCATTCCGATTGGAACGAGAGCCGTTGGATGGCTTGAATCTGACATCGATGTGTGGCTGGATAGCCGCATAAATTCTTCCAAAGCATAA
- a CDS encoding transposase gives MMRFLKDTLVRAVWCSFFNADKQSRSKARLLLATETELSAEEILRLYVRCWGIEPLFHNLKRWWGVNNLWQQKRIVLAL, from the coding sequence ATGATGCGCTTTCTCAAAGACACGCTGGTACGAGCCGTGTGGTGCTCGTTCTTCAATGCAGACAAACAGAGCAGGTCAAAAGCACGCTTGTTGTTGGCGACAGAAACCGAATTAAGTGCCGAGGAAATCCTTCGACTGTACGTACGCTGCTGGGGAATCGAACCCTTGTTTCACAACCTGAAACGCTGGTGGGGTGTCAACAACTTGTGGCAACAAAAACGCATTGTGCTGGCACTATGA
- a CDS encoding transposase, translated as MLDLLGSECAGQLVGGRTYVLPIVSRLVPASGNRNKLTIALALVHGLTPVTTKPDRVLFDAWFMRARLVLPLLSRKMRVIGQARRDTALFMPPIVLVKPGRGRPAKYG; from the coding sequence ATGCTGGATCTCCTAGGGAGTGAGTGTGCTGGGCAGTTAGTTGGTGGCAGGACGTATGTGCTACCGATTGTGTCCCGTTTAGTGCCAGCCTCAGGCAATCGCAACAAACTGACCATCGCGCTGGCGCTGGTGCATGGCCTGACACCGGTGACAACAAAACCCGACCGAGTGCTGTTCGATGCATGGTTCATGCGGGCGCGACTTGTGTTGCCGCTGCTGTCACGAAAGATGCGGGTAATTGGTCAGGCGCGGCGCGACACTGCGTTATTCATGCCACCGATAGTGCTGGTCAAACCTGGGCGTGGACGACCCGCCAAATATGGGTAA
- a CDS encoding IS630 family transposase: MEKEDARKQSREVLHERRKQVIRMHRKGVAVMEIVVQTGLSWTAVNTALRLYKAEGSGALKPGVRGKKPGSGRRLTVSQELAIQQTICDRRPEQLKMDFALWSRPAVRQHIELAHGIKLSIRAVGNYLARWGFTPQKPIKKAYEQRPEAVQAWLDEQYPAIEARAKTEGAEIHWGDETALVNTDVRGRSYAPVGKTPVTFAVGGTRHKLSMIATVTNQGKTRWMIIDEAFNSDKLIEFLEALIKDTDRKVFLILDNLRVHHSKPVKAWAAENAQKIELFYLPSYSPELNPEERLNADLKHVITSKVPVRTKAKLRAAATDHMTMLEQNPERVRRYFRDPKVAYAAS, translated from the coding sequence ATGGAAAAAGAAGATGCCCGCAAGCAGTCGCGAGAAGTACTGCATGAACGACGCAAGCAAGTCATTCGTATGCACCGCAAAGGTGTGGCGGTGATGGAGATCGTGGTGCAAACGGGACTGAGCTGGACGGCAGTCAATACGGCGCTGCGGTTGTATAAGGCTGAAGGTTCGGGGGCACTCAAGCCCGGCGTTCGGGGTAAAAAACCTGGCAGTGGACGTCGCTTGACGGTTAGCCAAGAGCTGGCGATTCAACAAACCATCTGCGACAGACGCCCCGAACAACTTAAGATGGATTTTGCGCTATGGAGCAGGCCCGCTGTGCGCCAGCACATTGAGCTGGCGCACGGTATCAAGCTGTCTATTCGGGCAGTAGGCAACTACTTGGCACGTTGGGGTTTTACACCACAAAAACCCATTAAAAAAGCATACGAGCAGCGGCCTGAAGCCGTCCAGGCTTGGCTTGATGAACAATATCCGGCCATTGAAGCCAGAGCAAAAACAGAAGGTGCGGAAATTCACTGGGGCGACGAGACGGCGCTAGTCAACACGGATGTCAGAGGCAGGAGCTATGCGCCGGTGGGCAAGACACCTGTGACGTTCGCAGTAGGCGGCACGCGCCACAAGCTATCGATGATTGCGACGGTAACCAATCAGGGTAAAACGCGCTGGATGATTATTGATGAGGCATTTAACTCCGACAAGCTCATTGAATTTCTGGAGGCGCTCATCAAGGATACAGACCGCAAGGTGTTTCTGATACTGGACAACTTGAGAGTTCATCACAGCAAACCTGTAAAGGCTTGGGCTGCCGAGAACGCACAGAAAATCGAGTTGTTCTACTTGCCCAGCTACAGCCCTGAACTCAACCCCGAAGAAAGACTGAATGCAGATCTCAAGCACGTCATCACTTCAAAGGTGCCAGTGCGCACCAAGGCAAAACTCAGAGCTGCTGCGACTGATCACATGACCATGCTTGAGCAAAACCCCGAACGCGTGCGCCGTTATTTCCGCGACCCAAAAGTCGCCTACGCGGCTTCATGA